The following proteins come from a genomic window of Rutidosis leptorrhynchoides isolate AG116_Rl617_1_P2 chromosome 10, CSIRO_AGI_Rlap_v1, whole genome shotgun sequence:
- the LOC139873503 gene encoding DNA-directed RNA polymerase I subunit 1 — MAQTTEGASEIVEGVSFSFMTKEEVRKQSVLKITNPILLDSVGRPMPGGLYDPLLGPMDKKDDKDKKESCKSCGQKPFDCPGHFGHIDLVLPVYNPLLFDMLFNLLRRTCFICRHFRAGAEEVETCTAKLTLIAKGDVIGAKNYVNNKDSKDIDMEESDGSHVSSPTLLSHSKSESSGTKQEFWTSVQYIEARSVLKEFLNKASKSCKQCGSKNPKITKPTFGSFRMEMTNADAEKNYISGYQLGSTRDEEDVIHGDNDKTSEVINVNEHFEDDKFDTAGTNSSPATSSKSSVKKKKSKVPSDFKELKDRYSGALIPSRVIDILKDLWENESGLCSYICDTQHEQFAGSFKKTSYSMFFIEALLVPPTRFRPATEGGDSVMEHAQTVLLGKVVQSNIALGNAVINNLSGSKKADRWRDLQQAVNVLFDSKTATSQNLKNVNTGICQLLEKKEGIFRMKMMGKRVNYACRSVISPDPYLAVNEIGVPPYFALRLTYPERVTPNNVLKLRNAIINGPDIHPGAITYADKHSTVRLPQEKNKRISISRKLPSSRGTTIQSKNMSGYDYDGKVVYRHLQDGDIVLVNRQPTLHKPSIMAHVVRVLKGEKTLRMHYANCSSYNADFDGDEMNVHLPQDEISRAEAYNIVNANNQYIVPTRGDTVRGLIQDHIVSSVLLTMKDTFLKREDFNQLLYASGVYHGGSSRGDISILDSKACFVEPVLPAILKPKPLWTGKQVITAILNHLTRGYTPCIVDNKVKIPEQYFEGKEVKNVTNKKSKRQKKELEEFIKANLNEVDETKLLIWKNELVCGVIDKAQFGKYGLVHTVQELYGPDVAGLLLGAFSRLFTSFLQLHGFTCGLDDLIVSPDCDREMKMELEGEDIGEKVHRKFVKLENQKTGTRELQLETEKIIRGNGVTATASLDNLMQTELRDKGSMISKKWLPKGLLKPFPKNCISLMTISGAKGSSVNFQQISFLLGQQELEGKRVPRMVSGKTLPSFPPWDFTSRAGGYIIDRFLTGLRPQEYYFHCMAGREGLVDTAVKTSRSGYLQRCLIKNLESLQVAYDHTVRDADGSIVQFYYGEDGVDVHQTSFLNNVEVLRANQQIVCQKLSEPLEFNSYIQELPQGVEAKIQSFKQKVTKENQKDLMMLIRQKYLSSLAPPGEAVGVLAAQSVGEPSTQMTLNTFHLAGRGEMNVTLGIPRLQEILMTAAANIKTPIITCPLLVGRSMNDAERLVEKVKKLTVAELLQSIEVSKSPHVIHNNKPCRLYKLKVKLKQPRHVSLHNCQETLRNVFLRALEDAIERHVALLSRINGIKSDRKTKVSESGEDDDASMDNADHDVNDDDDGDDDDDSDKDETGDDLGSEVNKRKRQSTDSVEYEDGSDEENEEDDANSDSENVGDDGKVGPGNESDDEIDGTEKQQNEGEDTDIEKAKPSEGFVERKFDRSTFVEVKGLTLEVHFMFTNEPDILLAEVVQKAAKKVYIKGSGKLEQCQPVKYSVNVKQVLWNQNQSEIKKMKEKMKKQDDDEYLPCALQASGVELPAFWDMEDDLDVNHVYSNNIHTMLNTYGVEAARTSIILEMKNVFGSYGVEIDYRHLSLIADHMTQSGGYRPMSRFGSISESVSPFLKMSFETASKFIVEAASHGFKDDLETSTSRICLGLPVKVGTGSFDLLQKLDI; from the exons ATGGCTCAGACCACTGAG GGTGCGTCGGAAATTGTGGAGGGTGTAAGCTTCAGTTTTATGACTAAAGAAGAGGTTAGGAAACAAAGTGTATTAAAGATTACAAACCCTATTTTACTCGACAGTGTTGGACGACCGATGCCCGGAGGATTGTACGATCCGTTGTTGGGTCCGATGGATAAGAAGGATGATAAGGATAAGAAGGAATC CTGTAAATCGTGTGGGCAGAAGCCATTTGACTGCCCTGGTCATTTTGGTCACATTGATCTTGTTTTACCGGTATACAATCCGTTGTTATTCGATATGCTTTTCAATCTTTTACGAAGAACGTGTTTTATTTGCCGCCATTTTAGAGCTGGCGCAGAAGAG GTCGAAACTTGTACTGCTAAACTGACATTGATAGCAAAAGGTGATGTCATCGGGGCAAAAAACTATGTCAATAATAAAGATAGCAAAGATATCGATATGGAGGAAAGTGATGGTAGCCATGTTTCGAGTCCTACGTTGCTTTCTCACTCAAAAAGTGAAAGTTCCGGAACAAAGCAGGAATTTTGGACGTCTGTTCAGTATATCGAAGCGAGGTCGGTTTTGAAAGAGTTTTTGAATAAGGCTAGCAAGTCTTGTAAACAATGCGGATCTAAAAACCCTAAGATCACTAAACCTACGTTTGGATCGTTTCGTATG GAAATGACTAATGCTGATGCGGAAAAAAACTATATAAGTGGTTATCAGCTGGGTAGTACACGAGACGAGGAAGACGTAATACATGGCGATAATGACAAGACGTCTGAAGTAATAAACGTAAACGAACATTTCGAAGATGACAAATTCGACACTGCAGGGACCAATTCATCTCCCGCCACATCATCAAAAAGTAGCGTAAAGAAGAAAAAGTCAAAAGTGCCCTCTGATTTCAAGGAGTTGAAAGACAGATATTCAGGCGCTCTTATACCATCTAGG GTGATAGATATATTAAAGGATTTATGGGAAAATGAGAGTGGTCTTTGTTCGTATATATGCGATACGCAACATGAGCAGTTTGCTGGATCTTTTAAAAAGACGAGTTACTCGATGTTCTTTATAGAGGCGTTGCTTGTACCCCCTACAAGGTTTCGTCCTGCTACTGAGGGAGGTGATTCT GTGATGGAGCACGCACAAACGGTGTTACTAGGCAAGGTGGTACAATCAAATATAGCATTAGGAAACGCTGTTATCAACAACCTTTCAGGATCAAAAAAAGCTGATCGTTGGAGGGACTTGCAACAGGCTGTAAATGTTTTGTTTGACAGCAAAACTGCTACAA GTCAAAATCTGAAAAATGTAAATACTGGTATATGCCAGTTGCTTGAGAAGAAAGAGGGAATCTTTCGCATGAAAATGATGGGAAAAAGAGTTAATTATGCATGTCGGTCTGTTATTTCACCTGATCCGTATTTAGCTGTTAATGAAATTGGAGTTCCTCCTTATTTCGCGCTTAGGTTGACCTACCCAGAG AGAGTGACTCCTAATAATGTTTTAAAACTGAGAAACGCGATTATAAATGGCCCTGATATTCACCCTGGAGCAATTACTTATGCTGATAAGCATTCAACTGTCAGACTACCTCAAGAAAAAAACAAGCGTATTTCTATATCCCGAAAATTACCATCTTCAAGAGGCACGACCATTCAATCCAAAAATATGAGTGGTTATGATTACGATGGTAAAGTTGTTTATCGCCATTTGCAAGATGGTGACATTGTTCTTGTAAACCGTCAG CCCACACTTCACAAGCCAAGTATCATGGCACATGTAGTTCGAGTGTTAAAAGGGGAGAAGACCCTTCGAATGCATTATGCAAATTGCAG TTCTTACAATGCTGATTTTGACGGAGACGAAATGAATGTTCATTTACCACAAGATGAAATTTCACGTGCTGAAGCTTATAACATTGTCAATGCAAACAATCAGTATATTGTTCCAACAAGGGGTGATACTGTGAGGGGCTTAATTCAG GATCATATTGTTAGTTCTGTACTTCTTACAATGAAGGACACGTTTTTAAAGCGTGAAGATTTCAATCAACTTTTGTATGCGTCTGGTGTGTATCATGGTGGCAGTTCGCGTGGTGATATTTCGATATTGGATTCTAAAGCGTGCTTTGTGGAGCCCGTTCTTCCAGCAATTTTGAAGCCAAAGCCTCTTTGGACTGGAAAACAG GTCATAACAGCAATATTAAATCATTTGACGAGAGGTTATACACCTTGTATCGTTGATAACAAGGTGAAGATACCCGAGCAGTATTTTGAAGGAAAGGAGGTCAAGAATGTTACAAATAAAAAAAGTAAACGTCAAAAAAAAGAGCTTGAAGAATTTATAAAAGCAAATTTAAACGAGGTTGATGAAACTAAGTTGTTGATTTGGAAAAACGAGCTCGTATGTGGTGTGATAGATAAAGCCCAGTTTGGCAAGTACGGTTTGGTTCACACAGTGCAAGAGTTATATGGGCCAGACGTTGCAGGTTTATTGCTTGGTGCTTTTAGTAGATTATTCACTTCTTTTTTACAG TTGCATGGATTTACGTGTGGTTTAGACGACCTCATTGTGTCACCAGATTGTGACAGAGAAATGAAAATGGAACTTGAAGGTGAAGACATAGGTGAAAAAGTTCATCGAAAGTTTGTTAAATTGGAGAACCAAAAAACAG GCACACGAGAGTTGCAATTGGAAACTGAGAAAATAATAAGAGGAAACGGAGTAACAGCCACTGCAAGTTTGGATAATCTTATGCAAACTGAATTAAGAGATAAAGGTTCGATGATTAGCAAAAAATGGTTACCAAAAGGACTGTTAAAACCTTTCCCGAAAAACTGCATTTCTCTTATGACGATTAGTGGTGCTAAGGGCAGTTCG GTCAACTTTCAACAAATATCTTTTTTACTCGGTCAACAAGAGTTAGAAGGCAAAAGAGTACCTCGAATGGTTTCCGGGAAGACTTTACCTAGCTTTCCACCCTGGGATTTTACATCCCGTGCGGGCGGTTATATTATCGATCGCTTTTTAACGGGTCTTCGCCCACAAGAGTATTATTTTCATTGTATGGCTGGTCGTGAAGG GTTGGTTGATACAGCAGTCAAAACGTCTCGTAGTGGATATTTACAGAGGTGTCTTATAAAGAATCTCGAGAGCCTACAAGTCGCGTACGATCACACTGTTCGTGATGCTGATGGCTCCATTGTTCAGTTTTATTATGGTGAAGATGGTGTCGACGTGCATCAAACTAGTTTTCTTAACAACGTTGAAGTGCTCAGAGCT AACCAACAAATCGTATGCCAAAAGTTAAGTGAACCACTTGAATTCAATTCGTACATTCAAGAGTTACCGCAAGGCGTTGAAGCTAAAATTCAAAGTTTCAAACAAAAGGTTACGAAAGAGAACCAAAAAGACCTAATGATGCTAATTAGACAGAAATATCTCTCGAGTCTTGCCCCGCCTGGTGAGGCGGTTGGTGTGTTAGCTGCTCAATCTGTCGGTGAACCATCCACCCAAATGAC ACTTAATACTTTTCATCTTGCGGGTCGTGGTGAGATGAATGTCACACTCGGTATTCCACGTTTGCAGGAAATATTAATGACGGCTGCAGCCAATATAAAGACTCCGATTATAACGTGTCCTTTGCTAGTGGGCAGATCAAT GAACGATGCGGAGAGACTAGTGGAGAAAGTGAAAAAACTGACGGTTGCAGAACTTTTGCAGAGTATAGAAGTTTCGAAATCGCCACACGTGATTCACAATAACAAACCGTGCAGATTGTATAAGCTTAAAGTGAAACTGAAACAACCTAGGCATGTGTCGTTACACAACTGTCAAGAAACGCTTAGAAATGTTTTTCTTAGGGCGTTGGAGGACGCGATTGAACGACACGTTGCGTTGTTATCACGAATTAACGGAATCAAAAGTGATAGAAAAACGAAAGTTAGCGAGTCCGGGGAAGATGATGACGCGTCTATGGATAACGCTGAtcatgatgttaatgatgatgatgatggtgatgatgatgatgatagtgataaGGATGAAACAGGTGATGATCTTGGGTCAGAGGTCAATAAACGCAAACGTCAAAGTACGGATTCGGTTGAATACGAGGATGGGTCCGATGAGGAAAATGAGGAAGATGATGCGAATTCTGATAGTGAAAATGTGGGTGATGATGGTAAAGTGGGTCCTGGAAATGAAAGTGATGACGAAATAGATGGAACGGAGAAACAACAGAACGAAGGAGAAGATACGGATATAGAAAAAGCTAAACCGAGTGAGGGATTTGTGGAGAGAAAGTTTGATAGGTCAACGTTTGTGGAAGTCAAAGGATTGACTCTTGAAGTGCATTTTATGTTCACAAATGAACCTGATATTTTGTTAGCAGAG GTCGTACAAAAGGCTGCGAAGAAAGTATACATTAAGGGCTCGGGAAAACTCGAACAATGCCAACCAGTCAAATACAGTGTAAACGTTAAACAAGTTTTATGGAATCAGAACCAATCCGAAATcaaaaaaatgaaagaaaaaatgAAGAAACAAGACGATGATGAGTATTTACCGTGTGCGTTACAAGCTTCTGGAGTCGAACTACCTGCATTTTGGGATATGGAAGACGATCTCGATGTTAACCATGTTTATTCCAACAATATTCATACAATGCTTAATACATATGGAGTTGAAGCTGCAAGAACAAGTATAATTTTGGAGATGAAAAATGTTTTTGGGAGCTACGGTGTTGAGATTGATTATAGGCATTTGAGTTTGATCGCTGACCACATGACCCAATCGGGTGGGTATCGACCCATGAGTAGATTTGGGAGCATATCTGAATCTGTGTCTCCGTTTCTTAAAATGTCGTTTGAGACTGCGTCTAAGTTTATAGTTGAAGCTGCATCTCATGGTTTCAAGGATGATTTGGAGACGTCAACGTCTAGGATTTGTCTTGGCTTGCCTGTTAAAGTCGGTACAGGCTCCTTTGATTTGTTGCAGAAATTGGATATATAA